The Synergistaceae bacterium genomic sequence CCGTCTCGGCCGCGACTGCACGGGCTATTACTGTCTTGCCGGTGCCGGGAGGGCCGTAGAGCAGCACCCCCTTGGGCGGCTGAACTCCTAGCCTGTCGAACACCTGGGGAAAGCGAAGCGGCAACTCTATCATCTCCCTGATCCTCTGGATCTGCGGGCCGAGGCCGCCTATGTCCTCGTAGGTTATCTTGGCCTTTCTCTCCCCCTCGGCCTGCTTCTCAACGTTCACGTAGGTCGACTTGCTGATTATCACCGTCCCCGAGGGCGTGGTGTCAACTATGCGGAAGTCGCACATCCGGCTGCCGAACAGGTTGGTGCGCACCCGGTCGTCTTTGATGACGGGAAGCCCTTCGAGCAGGGAGCGGATGTAGACAGCGTCGCGCTCCTTCTCGAGCAGTGCCGTTGATGTCAGGGGGCGAAGGGTCACGCTTCCCGCGAAGTGATGAGTCGTCCTGTGGACTTCGACCTTGTCGTCGATGCTGATCTGGGCGTTGTCCCTCGATATGCCGTCTATCTGCACAACGCCCTTGGCGGCCCCGGACTCCACCAGCTCCGAGTCGCAGGAGAGGATCCGAACCGGGGTGCGCCTCTTTCCCTTTATCTCGACTATTTGACCTTCAGAAAGCCCCAGTTTGACCATATCCTCCGGGGAGATCCGGGCTATGCCGTGTCCAACGTCCTTCGACATGGCTTCCTTGACTTTTAACATGTGCGACAACCTCTCTTCATCGTGTCTCCAGCGGAAAAAACTCCCATGCTCTGCGGCTTGCCGTCAAGCGCCGCGGGGCATGGGAGACGTTGACAAAATTGCGTCCTAGCCAGCGGCCACTGGCTCGACCCTGCCAGGGTAGGCCTCGAGGGCGAGCTTCAGCACGTCCATGGCCTTGACCAGTTCCTCGTTCTTGAGGACGTAGGCAAGGCGGAACTCCTGCTTGCCGAGGCCCGGGGTGGCGTAGAAGCCCTCTCCGGCGGCGGCCATCAGGGTCTCCCCGTCGACGTCGAAGTTCTCCAGCATCCAGATGATGAACTTCTCCGCGTCGTCGACCGGGAGCTTTACCATGACGTAGAAGGCGCCCTTGGGCTCCGAGCAGATTACGCCGGGCATCTTCTGAAGGGCCGCGTAGAGTGTGTTGCGGCGCGCCTGGTACTCCTTGTTGACCTCTTCGAGGTAGGACTTCGGTGTGTTGTAGAGGGCGGTGGCGCCGACCTGCTCGAGCGTAGGCACGCAGAGGCGTCCCTGGGCTATCTTCAGGACCTGGGCCATGAAGTCCTTGTTCTTGGTGGCTATGCAGCCTATGCGGGCGCCGCAGGCGCTGTAGCGCTTTGAGACCGAGTCTACTATGATGACCCTGTCCTTGATCTCCGGCATGTGTCCGAAGCTTGTGTACTTGAGGCCGTCGTAGACGAACTCGCGGTAGACTTCGTCGGCGACGATGTAGAGGTTGTGCTTCAGGGCGAGCTCGGCTAGCATGTTCATCTCGTCGAGGGTGTAGATGGTGCCGGTCGGGTTGCCGGGGTTGGCGACGAGGATGGCGCGGGTGCGCGGATTGATCAGGGACTCGATCTGCTCCTTGGGAGGAAGATGGAAGCCCTCTTCAGCTTTCGTAGTGATCGGCGCGACCTTGACGTTCACACTCTGGGCAAAAGCGTTATAATTGGCGTAGAAGGGCTCGGGAATCAGCACCTCGTCGTTAGGGTCGCACATGGTCATGAACGCGAAAAGAAGCGCCTCGCTGCCGCCCGCGGTTACGATTATGTCCTCCCTCTCTAAGGGAATCTCGAACTCTTTGTAGTAGCGGCTCATCGCGTCGCGCAGGTCGTTGTTGCCCTGGGAGGTGGCGTAGGCTATGACTTCCTGCGAGAACTCCCTGATGGACTTGAGGAATGACTCGGGTGTTTTGATGTCGGGCTGTCCGATGTTGAGTGGGTAGATCTTCTTCCCCTTGGCCCTTGCCGCTTCGGCGTAGGGCAGCAGTCTGCGTACAGGAGACGACTGCATGGCCTTGACTCTTTCGGAAAACTTCACCTTGATAACCCCCTTGATTTGGTTTAAATGGTGAATCTCTCTTGGGGAAAATGATAACATAAATACGAGGGTTTTTACAGAATAGGGCGGTCGCGGGTGACAAATTACGAGAAAAATGAATGAAAACATATCGCAGCGGGGGTGACAAGGAATGAAAAGGATGGAACTGCTGAAAACGCTCGCGGCAGAGGGGGGAGGAAAGATGATCCTCCTCGTGATGGACGGATTGGGAGGCCTGCCCGGCGCGGAGGGTAAGACCGAGCTTGAGGCGGCCTTCAAGCCGAACATGGACGCACTGGCTGGGGAGAGCGAACTCGGCCTCCTCGAGATAGTGGACGTCGGGGTGACCCCCGGCAGCGGCCCGGGACACCTGTCGCTCTTCGGGTACGATCCTCTCGAGTTCTCCATAGGGCGTGGCATTCTCGAGGCGATGGGAGTGGGCGCCGCGGTGGGAGCTGGAGATATCTGCGCCCGCGGAAACTTCTGCACGCGAGACGGTGATATCATAGTCGACAGGCGGGCGGGGAGGATCGCCACGGAGAAGAGCGCGCTCGTC encodes the following:
- a CDS encoding pyridoxal phosphate-dependent aminotransferase, which translates into the protein MKFSERVKAMQSSPVRRLLPYAEAARAKGKKIYPLNIGQPDIKTPESFLKSIREFSQEVIAYATSQGNNDLRDAMSRYYKEFEIPLEREDIIVTAGGSEALLFAFMTMCDPNDEVLIPEPFYANYNAFAQSVNVKVAPITTKAEEGFHLPPKEQIESLINPRTRAILVANPGNPTGTIYTLDEMNMLAELALKHNLYIVADEVYREFVYDGLKYTSFGHMPEIKDRVIIVDSVSKRYSACGARIGCIATKNKDFMAQVLKIAQGRLCVPTLEQVGATALYNTPKSYLEEVNKEYQARRNTLYAALQKMPGVICSEPKGAFYVMVKLPVDDAEKFIIWMLENFDVDGETLMAAAGEGFYATPGLGKQEFRLAYVLKNEELVKAMDVLKLALEAYPGRVEPVAAG